CTTCAACCGTTTTGGATTTAAAACAATAGTAATCTCTTTATTTGGAAGTAAGTAAATTACTTCATTGTTTACAATATTTTTAAATTCAACAGCTTTTGATGTTTCTTTCATCGTTTTAAAATTATTTAATCCAAAAGTATTTTGTATATTTCCCATATTACAATTCGCCTCTTACAGTAATTAATGCCTAACTCTATTATAAGGTATAAATCAATCATTTTTGACATAATAACTCCTGTTTTGGTGATTTTAGTAGTATAGTAATAGTAGTAGTATGTTCCGAGTGAAGAAAAGGGATGGTGGAATATGGCGGATAGAAATATAACGGTAATTGGAAGTATTAACATGGATTTAGTCACGAGTACCGCTCAAATACCTAAGGTTGGAGAAACCGTGTTAGGGAATTCTTTTCATACTATTCCGGGTGGTAAGGGTGCAAATCAAGCGGTGGCAGCAGCCCGGCTTGGTGCCGATGTGACGATGGTCGGCGCTGTGGGGAACGATTCTTTTGGTAAAACACTAGTGGAACATTTAATAAATGAAGGAATAAACACAGAAAATATCGTGAAAGTGAAGGATACCTCTACTGGAATTGCTTCTATTATAGTATCGGAAGCTGATAACAGTATTATTGTCGTGCCCGGAGCAAACAATCATATAACGCCGGAGGTAATCAATAAGCATAAAGATAAAATCATAAATAGTAATATTCTATTATTACAATTAGAGATTCCCCTTGAAAGTGTCACTAGGGCCGTGGAGCTTGCAAAAAAGCATGGAATACGAACAATATTAAATCCGGCACCGATTCAAACGCTTCCGAAGGAATTGCTAGAAATGGTGGATTATCTAACACCGAATGAACATGAACAAGCATTGCTGTTTGATTCCATAGACGGGACAGAGGAAGAATTAGCAAAGTTTAAGGAAAAGTGTATTGTAACCAAAGGGTCCAAAGGCGTTATGATTTATAAAAATGGCGAAAAAATTGAAATTCCAAGCATCCAGGTTGAGGCTGTGGATACAACAGGTGCAGGTGATTCATTTAATGGTGCATTGGCCACTGCTTTATGTGAGGGGCTTGATATTGAAGAGGCCAGTCGGTTTGCCAATGTTGTTGGGGCCATCTCGGTTACGAAGCTAGGGGCACAAACAGGAATGCCGACCAAAAAGGAAGTAGAAGAATTTATGCACTTACATAAATCATCTTAAATTGGAGTTAAATCTTCCCAAATTATCAATAAGCCGAAAATATGCAAATTGTCATTCGTCTTTTGCAAATTTTACGGCTTTTTACATTCAAAATGATACTGCCATAAACGGCGTCAATAGATTTAGACGATCTATTGACCACTCTGAAACTGTAAATAAAAATGCCCATCCTTATGTGGATGGACATGATAGTCATTATTTTTGTTGTGCGATTTCTTCTCTATTAGGAGCCAGAGGCGGTTGTTCTAACCATTTATTTTGTACCATCAAATCAAACCATTTTTTTGTTATCATCAGATTTTTTAGGATCGTACCCTCATAAGCTGTCACAAGATCAGTTCTCATGGATGATGCAAGACCAGCTCCATGATAGTTTTGTGCAGCTTGAAATAAGAAACCGATATGATACAACATCAACTTATCCGAAAAAGGAGAATCGGTTGAAGTTGTCACTTCTGTTTCCCATGATTTCGGAACTGGTAAATTGTCCGCTTGCATAATTTTTGTAAATGTTTTTATTTGTTGATCAGCTGTCTTCTCTGAATCCGTTAAAAACTTTCGTACTTCTTTTGTTTGAGCAACTTGACTGAATGCGATAGAAAGAGTTTTAGCCATAATACTCTTTTTTAGGTTCAAAGAAATACTAATGAGTTCAGTCGCTGCTAATTTTCGACCCTTTCCGAAAAATCCGTCTGTGAAATCTTGGCTTGTAATATATTGAGGGTTTTGAGCTGGATAAAATAATGGGTCTCTCTGAAAATTTCCTTTCTCAAGCAATAACTCAATGGTTTGATGATACATCTTTTTTGCATCGTTATCGCATGAATCGTAAAAATCTCTCAAATCTTTTCTAACCGATACAGCTAATGAAGTGCTGTGCCCCAGCAAACCATGTAATATCATGATATGTAAATAATTTAGGCAGAATATATCCGTGAACAATCTCGGTTTGCCTTTAAAGAGGTC
This genomic stretch from Neobacillus niacini harbors:
- the rbsK gene encoding ribokinase, with translation MADRNITVIGSINMDLVTSTAQIPKVGETVLGNSFHTIPGGKGANQAVAAARLGADVTMVGAVGNDSFGKTLVEHLINEGINTENIVKVKDTSTGIASIIVSEADNSIIVVPGANNHITPEVINKHKDKIINSNILLLQLEIPLESVTRAVELAKKHGIRTILNPAPIQTLPKELLEMVDYLTPNEHEQALLFDSIDGTEEELAKFKEKCIVTKGSKGVMIYKNGEKIEIPSIQVEAVDTTGAGDSFNGALATALCEGLDIEEASRFANVVGAISVTKLGAQTGMPTKKEVEEFMHLHKSS
- a CDS encoding DUF3231 family protein, with amino-acid sequence MDENKLKLTSSEIGTLWGEYVNGTMTDVVNRYMVSIIEDEPIKAIFEDAITTFEKQKRQIVTFMEIEGFPIPIGFTESDLFKGKPRLFTDIFCLNYLHIMILHGLLGHSTSLAVSVRKDLRDFYDSCDNDAKKMYHQTIELLLEKGNFQRDPLFYPAQNPQYITSQDFTDGFFGKGRKLAATELISISLNLKKSIMAKTLSIAFSQVAQTKEVRKFLTDSEKTADQQIKTFTKIMQADNLPVPKSWETEVTTSTDSPFSDKLMLYHIGFLFQAAQNYHGAGLASSMRTDLVTAYEGTILKNLMITKKWFDLMVQNKWLEQPPLAPNREEIAQQK